ATCCGCAGGGATGCTACTGATCAAGGCATTACTGACAGTGGTGGTTGAGGAGCTGCTGGCCATGGAGCTGGTggtgtggtgacagatggtgcCTAAGGTGTTGCAGgccacaaatatatttatggtgaTGGTGTTGGTGGTTGAAGTGCTATCGGCCGAGGGGTGTTTGTGGTTGTGGTGCCTGCCGTTCTGCTCACGACGTAGGCAGTTGAGGTGCTTCCGGGGTGGAGCTGGTCTTTCATGGTCAGCAGCAAATCTCCGGGGAAGACGGCAGCCTGGGGGACTCTCTGTCAGGCTCTGGGGTGGATCTGCTTTCAGCCCAGGCCCCCGGAGAGATGCTGCCACCCACCCTGCCCATGGTACCCATGCTGCCCACCACGGTGCCCGCCACGATGCCCACCACGGCCCCTGCCACGGTGCCCACCACAGTGCCGACCACGGCCCCCACCACAGTGCCCGCCATGGTGCCCACCACAGCCCCTGCCACGGTGCCCACCACAGTGCCGACCACGGCCCCCACCACAGTGCCTGCCACGGTGCCCACCATGACCCCTGCCATGGTGCCCACCACAGTGCCGACCACGGCCCCCACCACAGTGCCCGCCACGGTGCCCACCACGGCCCCTGCCACGGTGCCCACCACAGTGCTGACCACGGCCCCCGCCACAGTGCCCACCATGGTACCTGCCACAGCGCCCACCACAGCCGCCcccctcagcctctcctccaccccaggctCCACGTGCAACACGTGCCCTGAGAAGTGGGTCAGTTTCCAAAGGAAGTGTTACTACTTCGGCGAGGGCGCCAAGAAATGGATCCAGGCCCGCTTTGCCTGCAGCAACTTGCACGGGCGGCTGGTCAGCATCCACagccaggaggagcaggtgggtcTGGGTTCCACTGATGGCGCACTGGTGGGAGATCTGAAgatcccacccccacctcctggatGATGCTcgtggcggtggcggtggtgttggggaggggggccCGGGCACgtctccccagccctccagccctgtcCTGCTCCCCAGGACTTCCTGACCAAACATGCTAACAAGAGGGGCTCCTGGATTGGCCTCCGGGACCTGGACATTGAGGGGGAGTTCATCTGGATGGACAAGAAACCCCTGAACTATaggtgaggaagggggagggggggccTTTCTGGGATGAGAGGAGAGGGTATTTGGAGGGCACGTGCCCCAGGCCATCTTGGGGAGCTTCTGGACTGCAGCCGAGGTCGGGGAGTGGtgcagagggggcaggggctgtCAGGGTCCACATCTCGGGGTACATCCCAGGGGACTCAGGGCCGAGGCAGATGGTCAGGGTTTGGAGGCAGGTCCAGACtaaggggagaagagggggatgAGGGTGTCTCCAGGATGCAGGGAGTTGGAGTGGGAATCCAGGGATGGTGTGGGGAGGGCCCAGACTTGGAGGGATACATTGAGGCTGAAGGCAGTGggagccctccctctcccccatctcctgaCCCCGAATCCTTCTCTTTCAGCAACTGGCAGCCAGGGGAGCCCAACGACGCGGGGCAGGGCGAGAACTGCGTGATGATGCAGGCCTCTGGGCAGTGGAACGATGCCTTCTGCAACAACCGGCTGGACGGCTGGGTGTGCGACCGGCTGGCCACATGCTGagctccctcctgctctgccccctCGGCCCTGGGTCCCCTGGGAGGTGCCCCAAGATGTGGACCCCGACAGCCCCCTGCCTGCTCGCCGGGTGTAcccctctgcacccctcccccgcTTCAAATATGGGAACAGCCTAGCCCACCCTGTGATACTGAGGACCCCAACCAAGGCCTGGATGCCCCTTTTTGTGGCTGAAGAGTCCAGATGACATCTCCTCCCAACCCAACAGAAGCAGCTGACTAGTCATCCCCGATTCTGGCCAACACTCCAGAGGGCTTTTCCCTTGCTCCTCAGCCCAGCGGCCATCACCCCTTTCCTGCCCTCGAGTGCCTGGAGTTCCCACCTGAGTTCCCACTTTGAGAACCCCTACCCGCAAGCCTGGAGGTtagaagccccctccccactggggcacagtgcctggcagcccagccctgcagggagctGCAGAGGAAACTTCAGACTCCTGCGttcttcctccacctccacctcaccATCTCCTGATGCAGCGCGTGTGTCCTGCAGCAAAGGACAGAGACCCCCAGCTCAGCCAACCCGTCCTCCCTGCCCGCCCCGTGTCAATAACATGAGGTGATGATGGCCCCTCGGACTGGCCCCTCCTCGGGGCCTCACTGGCTCTAGCCTCCAGGTGTGCAACGTGGGAGCTGGGAGTTCCTGGTGCCTGAGGACACCTCTGAGTATGCGGAACTGAAGTAGCGTTCATACATCCCCACTTTTCCCCCCCTACTTTATTATAAGCATTTACTCAGCAGGGCCCAGAGATGAAGAATGGGGTTCAGTGGAGCAAAGAGTACCCCTAGACCCCCAGGAATATAGTTGGGCAGGACAGTGGACCACCTGAACCTAGTTCCCAGCCCAGAAGCGGGATGGCTGGAGAGGCTGGTGGAGAGGTGGCCAGATGACCTGGCAGCCAGTTCAGATCCTGAGGTGCTGGCCCCGTCCCTACTCAGACAGCACCAGCCCCAGGCTTGGCACAGGTCCGCCCCCCACCTCTGGGAGTCCGTAGGCGGCAGACCCGGATCTCAGGCTGCCCATGGTTAAGGGcctcactgcccaccccacccccagttcctCGCCTAGAAAAGGAAGAGGTGGACGTGCTCACGTGATTCTTGGGCCCACTCGAGAAAGAGGAACCCATGAGGAGAGACTCACACTGGATCACCCAGGACCTGGGAGTCAAGGGCCAGGCCAAGCCAAGCCCCAGCCAtgtggagggggtgctggggagggcgCCCTGGGGTTTAGGATGGGGCGGGGACAGAGCTGGCCCCTTGGAGCGAAACATGGGCTGGAACCCCCAGTGACCTGttatctctccccaccacccacccccagacTTGTCTCCCCCAGACCTCCTCAGAACTCCAGGCCAGTGCACAGCTGCCCACCCCGGCTCTCCTTGCAGAAACTCCGGCCCCAGCCTCCTAGTTACTCAGGCCAGCACGGGGTCACCCTCGCCACCTCTTTCTCTCACCACCCCACCTCCAAACCCGTAAGAAAAGGCCATGGGCTCAGGAAGTCAAGCCACTTCTCACTCGCTCTTGCCACGGCCTTTGTGTAGCCCCAGTCTTCAATCAGCCTGGCCGCCCTCTTCActgccccaaacttcccagaAGTGTCTTCCCagctcagagaaagacaaagttcTCCAGGGTCCTTTGTGATGGCAGAAGCCCTCCACGCACCcgacctcccccaaccccagcctcctcACCGTTTCTTCAACATTTAGGCTCActgccacctcagggcctttgcacatgctgctgcCTCCAGCTCCTCAGTGAAGCCTGTCCTGAGCTCCCCTCCATCCCACTTAAAATGACACCTCCTGACACCCCATCCCTTTTACCCCCCCTGTACTTTCATCGCGGCCCCCTTCTCTCAGCAGAATGTATGATCTACTTCATCTGTTTGTTTCAGGAGGGCAAGGGCCTTTGTTTTGTTCtcagctgtgtccccagagcctggcacacaggaggtgctcaataaatatgtgttgccTTAACATGTGACTTTCTTTCCGGGCTTGTGAATCTTGGCTTGTGCCTGCCTCATTCCCCACGGGCCAGTGCTGGGTGCGTCCtcctcactgccccccacccGTCTGGGGGCTTCGGTCCCCAGCATCCTAAGTCAGAGCTGCTGTGATGGGAGCCTCTCCCTGACCCCCCTGGCCCCACAATCCTATGGTTTGTTCCAAaccttctcccttctccacaagtccctcctcaccctctgcaGACAGCAGCAGACCCTGGGTCCTCCTCTCCCAGCTCGCATCCCAAGGGACCCCCGCATCCCCTCCCTTGGGGTCCAGccgtgtcccctcccctcctgccctatTTCTCTGGCATCCTTCACTGCCCAGCCTGTGGACGGATCAGCCATTTCCTGATCGTCTCCATGCTTGAGCTCAGTAGTTTATTTATCCAGTTGACACCCACGACTCCTTTGCGATGCGCTGAGGTTTGTTCTGACAACCACCTGCTGGGATGAAACTGCCCTCGACCAAGCCTAGCGTCCCCTGCCTTCCCATCTCAGGCTGCCCTCCAGAGAGCTGAAAAGCTGCACCCACCCCACCCTTAAGCCCTTCCCATTAGCAGTGAGGCGGACCCAGCCAAAAGCACCTGAGGTTCCTTTTCAAAAGACTTATTCAGGTCCTAGGGGGTGGGGACGGGGAGGACTGGCAGAAGTTTCCCCGGCAAAAGTCCTGAAGGGCTTCCCTTGAGAGGGAGGAGTGCCCAGGGACCAAGGGTGGTGGGGAAAAGGGCAAGGTTTgcctgaaatgtaattttttaccttctgttttttttaaaaacaagaaacaagtTCGCCGGTTGATCGCCTGTTTAGCAATTAACTTCAAGTTATTTTAGGCGCCCAGATGATTCTGCAGCGAGCCCACTCATTTCCCCTTGAGAACCAGGTGCCTCAGGcgaggttctcaaagtgtggccagGGAAGTCCCAGCAGTTCCTAggaacttgtgagaaatgcaaatccccGGCACACCCGGATCTGCAGAATCTGAAACTCTGGAGtagggtcggggtgggggggcagccACCCCAGTTTGCACACAGTCTATGCCCTTGAAACCTGCTTCTCAGACACATAGGAAAGTCCTGGGGACCTTGGTAAAGGCAGACTCTGAGTGGGTAGCCTAGGGTGGGCCTGAGGGTCTTCATTTCTGACAACCTCCGGGGGATGTGGATACTGAGGtcttggaccacacttt
The genomic region above belongs to Camelus ferus isolate YT-003-E chromosome 22, BCGSAC_Cfer_1.0, whole genome shotgun sequence and contains:
- the FCER2 gene encoding low affinity immunoglobulin epsilon Fc receptor isoform X3 yields the protein MEESSFSDFSKFTRRRRCCRKGIQLALVGLVTAALWAGLLTLLLLWHWDTLRNLKQLEENAARNVTQVSKDLERHKGDEMAQKSQAAQMLQNMERIQAEQKRMESQEFELFQNLDGLRADLSNLKSLNMNERRMALESLERLQEEIQKLWVELRESNAQAPGEMLPPTLPMVPMLPTTVPATMPTTAPATVPTTVPTTAPTTVPAMVPTTAPATVPTTVPTTAPTTVPATVPTMTPAMVPTTVPTTAPTTVPATVPTTAPATVPTTVLTTAPATVPTMVPATAPTTAAPLSLSSTPGSTCNTCPEKWVSFQRKCYYFGEGAKKWIQARFACSNLHGRLVSIHSQEEQDFLTKHANKRGSWIGLRDLDIEGEFIWMDKKPLNYSNWQPGEPNDAGQGENCVMMQASGQWNDAFCNNRLDGWVCDRLATC
- the FCER2 gene encoding low affinity immunoglobulin epsilon Fc receptor isoform X2, translating into MTPHGQAEGRGPGPALRHQDFSKFTRRRRCCRKGIQLALVGLVTAALWAGLLTLLLLWHWDTLRNLKQLEENAARNVTQVSKDLERHKGDEMAQKSQAAQMLQNMERIQAEQKRMESQEFELFQNLDGLRADLSNLKSLNMNERRMALESLERLQEEIQKLWVELRESNAQAPGEMLPPTLPMVPMLPTTVPATMPTTAPATVPTTVPTTAPTTVPAMVPTTAPATVPTTVPTTAPTTVPATVPTMTPAMVPTTVPTTAPTTVPATVPTTAPATVPTTVLTTAPATVPTMVPATAPTTAAPLSLSSTPGSTCNTCPEKWVSFQRKCYYFGEGAKKWIQARFACSNLHGRLVSIHSQEEQDFLTKHANKRGSWIGLRDLDIEGEFIWMDKKPLNYSNWQPGEPNDAGQGENCVMMQASGQWNDAFCNNRLDGWVCDRLATC
- the FCER2 gene encoding low affinity immunoglobulin epsilon Fc receptor isoform X1 encodes the protein MTPHGQAEGRGPGPALRHQADFSKFTRRRRCCRKGIQLALVGLVTAALWAGLLTLLLLWHWDTLRNLKQLEENAARNVTQVSKDLERHKGDEMAQKSQAAQMLQNMERIQAEQKRMESQEFELFQNLDGLRADLSNLKSLNMNERRMALESLERLQEEIQKLWVELRESNAQAPGEMLPPTLPMVPMLPTTVPATMPTTAPATVPTTVPTTAPTTVPAMVPTTAPATVPTTVPTTAPTTVPATVPTMTPAMVPTTVPTTAPTTVPATVPTTAPATVPTTVLTTAPATVPTMVPATAPTTAAPLSLSSTPGSTCNTCPEKWVSFQRKCYYFGEGAKKWIQARFACSNLHGRLVSIHSQEEQDFLTKHANKRGSWIGLRDLDIEGEFIWMDKKPLNYSNWQPGEPNDAGQGENCVMMQASGQWNDAFCNNRLDGWVCDRLATC